A single region of the Kocuria rosea genome encodes:
- a CDS encoding multicopper oxidase family protein, with the protein MNPLTRRQLLALGAAGAGAAAVGGAGLWWTGGGGETLGGGRELLQPEVLSSRDGALDLALEAAPARVRIGARTAHVQAFNGSLPGPTLRLRPGDTLRVAMSNGLDDPTNLHVHGLHVSPEDNGDNPFVSIAPGDSFDYEFALPDDHPPGTYWYHPHHHGHVADQLAAGLYGAIVVEDPDPVPVARERVLVISDLTLDASGDLAEASPPQRMTGREGETVLVNGQVRPVATAAPGERELWRVVNACPSRFLRLSLDGQDLWLSGRDVGRLPEALEVTDVTLAPGNRVELLVDTRAGTSTLVATPVDRGSMDGMTGGMSDGMTGPGGERPGSGGPVELLTLEVAGDPVEPAGPVPAGPALRDLREEPVEARRTLDFAMGMGMGGMMGGMRGPGQMMSFTIDGREFDAGRTDQRVRVGTVEEWTLTNSSPMDHPVHLHVWPMQVVAEAGREVSGPRWQDVVNVPAFGEVTVRVAFDDFAGRTVYHCHILDHEDLGMMGTVEAR; encoded by the coding sequence GTGAACCCGCTGACCCGCCGGCAGCTGCTGGCACTGGGCGCGGCCGGGGCCGGCGCCGCGGCCGTGGGCGGGGCCGGGCTGTGGTGGACCGGCGGCGGGGGCGAGACCCTCGGCGGCGGCCGGGAGCTGCTGCAGCCCGAGGTGCTGTCCAGCCGGGACGGCGCCCTGGACCTGGCCCTGGAGGCCGCCCCCGCCCGGGTGCGGATCGGGGCGCGCACCGCGCACGTGCAGGCGTTCAACGGCTCCCTGCCCGGGCCCACCCTGCGCCTCCGCCCCGGCGACACGCTCCGGGTGGCGATGAGCAACGGCCTGGACGACCCGACGAACCTGCACGTGCACGGTCTGCACGTCTCCCCGGAGGACAACGGGGACAACCCCTTCGTGAGCATCGCCCCCGGGGACTCCTTCGACTACGAGTTCGCCCTCCCGGACGACCACCCGCCGGGCACCTACTGGTACCACCCGCACCACCACGGGCATGTGGCCGACCAGCTCGCCGCCGGGCTCTACGGGGCCATCGTGGTCGAGGACCCCGACCCCGTCCCGGTGGCCCGGGAGCGGGTGCTGGTGATCTCCGACCTCACCCTGGACGCCTCCGGGGACCTGGCCGAAGCCTCCCCGCCGCAGCGGATGACGGGCCGGGAGGGCGAGACCGTGCTGGTCAACGGTCAGGTCCGCCCCGTGGCCACCGCCGCGCCCGGGGAGCGGGAACTGTGGCGGGTCGTCAACGCCTGCCCGTCCCGGTTCCTGCGCCTGAGCCTGGACGGGCAGGACCTGTGGCTCTCCGGCCGTGACGTCGGCCGGCTGCCCGAGGCGCTCGAGGTCACCGACGTGACCCTGGCGCCGGGCAACCGGGTGGAGCTGCTGGTGGACACCAGGGCGGGCACCTCCACCCTGGTGGCCACCCCGGTGGACCGCGGCAGCATGGACGGGATGACGGGCGGGATGTCAGACGGCATGACGGGCCCGGGCGGGGAGCGTCCCGGCTCCGGCGGTCCGGTCGAGCTGCTCACCCTGGAGGTCGCCGGGGACCCGGTCGAGCCGGCCGGGCCCGTGCCCGCGGGGCCGGCGCTGCGGGACCTGCGCGAGGAGCCGGTCGAGGCCCGGCGCACCCTGGACTTCGCCATGGGCATGGGCATGGGCGGGATGATGGGCGGCATGCGCGGTCCCGGGCAGATGATGTCCTTCACGATCGACGGCCGGGAGTTCGACGCCGGGCGCACCGACCAGCGGGTCCGGGTGGGCACCGTGGAGGAGTGGACCCTGACCAACTCCAGCCCCATGGACCACCCGGTGCACCTGCACGTGTGGCCCATGCAGGTCGTGGCCGAGGCGGGCCGCGAGGTTTCCGGGCCGCGGTGGCAGGACGTGGTCAACGTTCCGGCCTTCGGGGAGGTGACGGTCCGGGTGGCCTTCGACGACTTCGCCGGCCGCACCGTCTACCACTGCCACATCCTCGACCACGAGGACCTCGGCATGATGGGCACCGTCGAGGCCCGCTGA
- a CDS encoding complex I subunit 4 family protein, which yields MSMLSLIVFLPLLAAAVLAVVPAIGPAAARWAWVVVSVVELLLVGVLWAGYEDPGPNGLAFEEQVPWIPGVNSSYHVGVDGLSLPLLAMTAVVFLACAVYALRDADRPRVQAALFLFLQGVSLGVFVAADLILFFVFFDLSIVGMYFVIAGWGHGNAARSALKFFLYTFLGSLALLLGFIGLYVAAAPHTFDIPELVAAAPLAGDPLTGGLVLAAILVGLAVKTPTVPFHTWLPPAHTDAPATGSAVLAGVLLKMGTYGFVRIAMPILPEAWRAWAWVIVAVGVVSVLYGAFVALAQTDLKRMIAYTSVNHMGYIVLALGAVGVLAEGAAQARSVAVTGAVVQMVSHGLITAALFLLAGVMQDRAGTYDMGSYGGLAAPAPRYAALFAVGAFASLGLPGFSGFIAEFQIFAGSIAVAPVTAVALLGILVTAALFLRALQRVFTGPAAGHTPGFEDLRAQEVWSAGPLLGLSLLIGVLPRVLLEVIEPASAALVGLVGR from the coding sequence ATGAGCATGCTGAGTCTGATCGTCTTCCTGCCCCTGCTGGCCGCCGCCGTCCTGGCCGTGGTGCCCGCGATCGGGCCCGCCGCCGCGCGCTGGGCGTGGGTGGTGGTGTCCGTCGTGGAGCTGCTGCTCGTGGGCGTGCTGTGGGCGGGCTACGAGGACCCGGGCCCCAACGGGCTGGCGTTCGAGGAGCAGGTGCCGTGGATCCCCGGCGTCAACAGCAGCTACCACGTGGGCGTGGACGGGCTCTCCCTGCCGCTGCTGGCCATGACGGCCGTCGTGTTCCTGGCCTGCGCCGTCTACGCCCTGCGGGACGCGGACCGCCCGCGCGTGCAGGCGGCGCTGTTCCTGTTCCTGCAGGGCGTGAGTCTCGGGGTGTTCGTGGCGGCCGACCTCATCCTGTTCTTCGTCTTCTTCGACCTGTCCATCGTGGGCATGTACTTCGTGATCGCCGGATGGGGGCACGGCAACGCGGCCCGATCGGCGCTGAAGTTCTTCCTCTACACGTTCCTGGGCTCCCTGGCGCTGCTGCTGGGCTTCATCGGGCTCTACGTGGCGGCGGCCCCGCACACCTTCGACATCCCCGAGCTCGTCGCGGCGGCGCCCCTGGCGGGTGACCCGCTCACCGGGGGACTGGTGCTCGCGGCGATCCTGGTGGGCCTGGCCGTGAAGACCCCCACCGTGCCCTTCCACACCTGGCTCCCCCCGGCGCACACCGACGCCCCGGCCACCGGCTCCGCCGTGCTGGCGGGCGTGCTGCTGAAGATGGGCACCTACGGGTTCGTGCGCATCGCCATGCCGATCCTGCCGGAGGCCTGGCGGGCGTGGGCCTGGGTGATCGTGGCCGTCGGCGTCGTCTCGGTGCTCTACGGGGCGTTCGTGGCCCTGGCCCAGACGGACCTCAAGCGGATGATCGCCTACACCTCCGTCAACCACATGGGCTACATCGTCCTGGCCCTGGGCGCGGTCGGTGTCCTCGCCGAGGGCGCCGCCCAGGCCCGTTCCGTGGCGGTCACCGGCGCGGTCGTGCAGATGGTCAGCCACGGGCTGATCACCGCCGCCCTGTTCCTGCTCGCCGGGGTGATGCAGGACCGGGCCGGCACCTACGACATGGGCTCCTACGGCGGGCTGGCCGCCCCCGCCCCGCGCTACGCGGCGCTGTTCGCGGTCGGGGCCTTCGCCTCCCTGGGCCTGCCCGGCTTCTCCGGGTTCATCGCCGAGTTCCAGATCTTCGCCGGCAGCATCGCGGTCGCCCCGGTCACCGCGGTGGCCCTGCTGGGCATCCTGGTCACCGCCGCGCTGTTCCTGCGGGCGCTGCAGCGGGTCTTCACCGGCCCGGCGGCCGGGCACACCCCCGGGTTCGAGGACCTCCGGGCGCAGGAGGTGTGGTCCGCCGGTCCCCTGCTGGGCCTGTCCCTGCTCATCGGTGTGCTGCCCCGGGTGCTGCTCGAGGTGATCGAGCCGGCCTCGGCCGCCCTCGTGGGCCTGGTCGGGCGGTAG
- a CDS encoding NADH-quinone oxidoreductase subunit N: MQMRPELLLPEILVFLGGLVVLLGGSFLPRDRQWIARAAAALALLGAATAAALAMAGPAQSAFSGTFAVDTATGAARVIAAVTTLLVLGVASGEIAGSPRESDTYALLLLATTGVMVLAGATDLLVLIVGFLLASIPLYGIVGLTGGRAGAEAALKTYLMGALSGILLMLGVTVLYALASGTDYALLQEELPAAPAAAVGAGVLGVLAGLLFKAGGVPFHFWVPDAAQGTGATAATFLTTVPKVGALVAVYRLVATVSAGDGSWLLVAALLATASMVLGNLAAYWQTDPRRLLGWSTVAQVGFLLVPVAAAGRSDLALPSLLFYLAAYAVTNVAAFAVTAALPEHRELAAYRGLARSRPGLGLALLVALLGLVGTPPLAVFVGKLTTATAAWDGGHGWLVLVVMLSSVLSLFYYLRWFAPVFARPDQDAEGFPGHGGAAAWPAVTAGVAAVASLVLGVLAGVLWAALEGPVVM; the protein is encoded by the coding sequence ATGCAGATGCGCCCCGAGCTGCTGCTGCCCGAGATTCTCGTCTTCCTCGGCGGGCTGGTGGTGCTGCTGGGCGGATCGTTCCTGCCCCGCGACCGGCAGTGGATCGCCCGGGCAGCCGCCGCCCTGGCCCTGCTGGGTGCCGCGACCGCGGCGGCCCTCGCCATGGCCGGGCCCGCGCAGAGCGCCTTCAGCGGCACCTTCGCCGTGGACACCGCCACCGGGGCCGCGCGGGTGATCGCCGCGGTGACCACCCTGCTGGTCCTGGGGGTGGCCTCCGGGGAGATCGCCGGGTCCCCGCGGGAGTCGGACACGTACGCGCTGCTGCTGCTGGCCACCACCGGGGTGATGGTCCTGGCCGGGGCCACCGACCTGCTCGTGCTGATCGTGGGGTTCCTGCTGGCCAGCATCCCCCTGTACGGGATCGTCGGCCTCACCGGCGGCCGCGCCGGGGCCGAGGCCGCCCTGAAGACCTATCTCATGGGGGCGCTGTCCGGGATCCTGCTCATGCTCGGGGTCACCGTGCTCTACGCCCTGGCCAGCGGCACCGACTACGCCCTGCTCCAGGAGGAGCTGCCCGCCGCCCCGGCCGCGGCCGTGGGTGCGGGTGTGCTGGGCGTGCTCGCCGGGCTGCTCTTCAAGGCCGGTGGGGTGCCCTTCCACTTCTGGGTGCCCGACGCCGCCCAGGGCACCGGGGCCACCGCCGCCACGTTCCTCACCACCGTGCCCAAGGTGGGGGCGCTGGTCGCCGTGTACCGGCTCGTGGCCACGGTCTCCGCCGGGGACGGCTCCTGGTTGCTCGTCGCGGCGCTGCTGGCCACCGCCTCGATGGTCCTGGGCAACCTCGCGGCCTACTGGCAGACGGATCCCCGCAGGCTGCTGGGCTGGTCGACGGTGGCCCAGGTGGGGTTCCTGCTCGTGCCCGTGGCCGCGGCCGGGCGCAGCGACCTGGCCCTGCCCTCGCTGCTGTTCTACCTCGCCGCCTACGCCGTCACCAACGTCGCCGCGTTCGCCGTCACCGCCGCGCTGCCCGAGCACCGGGAGCTGGCCGCCTACCGGGGCCTGGCTCGATCCCGCCCCGGCCTGGGGCTGGCCCTGCTCGTGGCGCTGCTGGGGCTGGTGGGGACCCCGCCGCTGGCCGTGTTCGTCGGCAAGCTCACCACGGCCACCGCCGCTTGGGACGGCGGGCACGGCTGGCTGGTGCTGGTGGTGATGCTCAGCAGCGTGCTCAGCCTCTTCTACTACCTGCGCTGGTTCGCCCCCGTCTTCGCCCGCCCGGACCAGGACGCCGAGGGGTTCCCCGGCCACGGCGGGGCGGCCGCCTGGCCGGCCGTCACCGCCGGGGTCGCCGCGGTCGCGAGCCTGGTGCTGGGCGTCCTGGCCGGTGTGCTGTGGGCGGCACTCGAGGGCCCCGTGGTCATGTAG
- a CDS encoding potassium channel family protein codes for MDVLLTALGIMVIVAGLMDMFHTLLHPSGQGRLSRLVLSAVWRVSKATGHRAGSAVGPAAMVAVVLLWVLLQAAGWALIYYPHIPGGFMYSSGINPAAYPDAVEAVYVSVVTLSTLGYGDVVATDPWIRVASPLEALTGFALLTAALTWFTQIYPPLMRRRALALDLKGLADADYAETIGEVEPAIASRVLDSLQADLTKISVDFTQHTEGFYFQESNPDLSLARQLPYALRLRDAAMARSEPAVRSSAQRLSSALDQLGSEIKDDFVGTGEHPGEVFAAYAAEHGQNTRT; via the coding sequence GTGGACGTACTGCTGACAGCCCTGGGGATCATGGTCATCGTGGCCGGGCTGATGGACATGTTCCACACCCTGCTACACCCCAGCGGCCAGGGGCGTCTGAGCCGGCTGGTGCTCTCCGCGGTGTGGAGGGTCTCGAAGGCCACCGGTCACCGGGCCGGCTCCGCCGTGGGGCCGGCGGCGATGGTGGCCGTGGTGCTCCTCTGGGTCCTGTTGCAAGCAGCGGGGTGGGCACTGATCTACTACCCGCACATCCCGGGCGGGTTCATGTACTCCTCCGGCATCAACCCGGCCGCCTACCCGGACGCGGTCGAGGCCGTCTACGTCTCCGTGGTGACACTGTCGACGCTGGGCTACGGGGACGTGGTGGCCACCGACCCGTGGATCCGGGTCGCTTCCCCGCTCGAGGCCTTGACCGGGTTCGCGCTGCTGACCGCGGCGCTGACGTGGTTCACGCAGATCTATCCTCCCCTGATGCGGCGCCGGGCGCTGGCCCTGGACCTCAAGGGCCTGGCCGACGCCGACTACGCCGAGACGATCGGGGAGGTCGAGCCGGCCATCGCCTCCCGGGTCCTGGATTCCCTGCAGGCGGATCTCACGAAGATCTCCGTGGACTTCACCCAGCACACCGAGGGCTTCTACTTCCAGGAGAGCAACCCCGACCTATCCCTGGCCCGCCAGCTGCCGTATGCGCTGCGGCTCCGCGATGCGGCCATGGCCCGGTCCGAACCGGCGGTGCGGTCCAGCGCCCAGCGGCTGTCCTCGGCCCTGGACCAGCTCGGGTCGGAGATCAAGGACGACTTCGTGGGCACCGGGGAGCACCCCGGAGAGGTCTTCGCCGCCTATGCAGCCGAGCACGGCCAGAACACCCGGACCTGA
- a CDS encoding complex I subunit 1 family protein, with the protein MAESVVTTVPGGWAVLAGILLCGLAFFAVALDAALSARAQGNGGGWGAPLGRTARLLRQRRRATVAADTLLWRVGGAGMLVGAFLMIAVIPLGEWTLADLDVGVVWFNTVDVMVWALVWLAGWGANSTHGLVGGYRFLAHGLAYELPLMFALVAPAIAAGSLAVGDVAAAQDGVWFVVWMPVAFLVFLIGVTGFSVWGPFAPALAADLGGGVLAELSGVDRLVLQAGRYLFLTAGAAFSVPLFLGGGAGPVLPDWAWVLVKTVAVLAVLVWLRRRIPLLRPDRFMEIGWVVLLPAAVLQDLVVSLVVVWKG; encoded by the coding sequence ATGGCTGAGAGCGTGGTGACGACCGTTCCCGGCGGATGGGCCGTGCTGGCGGGGATCCTCCTGTGCGGCCTGGCCTTCTTCGCCGTGGCCCTGGATGCGGCGCTCTCGGCCCGGGCGCAGGGCAACGGCGGCGGGTGGGGCGCGCCGCTGGGCCGGACGGCGCGGCTGCTGCGGCAGCGGCGCCGGGCCACCGTGGCCGCGGACACCCTGCTGTGGCGGGTCGGCGGCGCGGGCATGCTGGTCGGGGCGTTCCTGATGATCGCGGTGATCCCGCTGGGGGAGTGGACGCTGGCGGACCTGGACGTCGGCGTCGTGTGGTTCAACACCGTGGACGTCATGGTCTGGGCGCTGGTCTGGCTGGCGGGGTGGGGCGCGAACTCCACCCACGGTCTGGTGGGCGGCTACCGTTTCCTCGCCCACGGGCTGGCCTACGAGCTGCCGCTGATGTTCGCCCTGGTGGCCCCGGCGATCGCCGCCGGCAGCCTGGCCGTGGGGGACGTCGCCGCGGCCCAGGACGGCGTGTGGTTCGTGGTGTGGATGCCGGTGGCGTTCCTCGTCTTCCTCATCGGCGTGACCGGCTTCTCCGTGTGGGGGCCCTTCGCCCCGGCGCTGGCTGCCGACCTCGGCGGCGGCGTGCTGGCCGAGCTCTCGGGGGTCGACCGCCTTGTCCTCCAGGCCGGGCGCTACCTGTTCCTCACCGCCGGCGCCGCCTTCTCGGTGCCGCTCTTCCTCGGTGGCGGCGCCGGGCCCGTGCTGCCCGACTGGGCGTGGGTGCTCGTGAAGACCGTGGCCGTGCTGGCGGTGCTCGTGTGGTTGCGGCGGAGGATCCCGTTGCTGCGCCCGGACCGGTTCATGGAGATCGGCTGGGTGGTCCTGCTCCCGGCCGCCGTGCTCCAGGACCTGGTCGTGTCCCTCGTCGTCGTCTGGAAGGGCTGA
- a CDS encoding proton-conducting transporter membrane subunit, with amino-acid sequence MTAAQAVLLAVVVLPATVGAVLALSRAERAAAPVAVLTAAVTTVLAVAAALARPALSSPFVAGADFALEVDALAALTLPMVAGVTLLVLVFAAGSIRAAQPRFHGLMLIFAAAALTTAAAASLPALLFAWELMGATSYALIGFWWRDSDRVSAGLTAFVTTRTADLGLYVAAGAALAGGAGMALADLPAAEDPWRHVLAAGILVAALGKAAQLPFSFWLSGAMQGPSPVSALLHSAAMVAMGGYLLLRVEPLLASTGWAGPAAAWLGVATAVLMGIVALAQRELKQLLAASTVAQLGFVVLAAGVGAVSGGAAHLVAHASTKALLFLAAGAWLTALGTEELTALRGAGRRWRVVGVTATVGSLALAGIAPLSLWATKDAVLAGALEVSGLLYAAGLVAAALSAAYAGKVLWTVWRRGDRAEARDGGTGQVGVLEQAPLVVLAAGAAVLGVLALPPVSWILAEAVGGHGEVAPVELFVSAALALVVLLLMLRLGVPEPGWAVRWLGLEAAAHAVVVRPALGLAHALARFDDLVLDRAVTAAAGAVPGLARAAARFDDRVLDAGVGATAHAADAAGRGAARLDDTVVDGAVEGFAGRVRRLGQLSRAPQTGAVHQYFLQAVAVLAVGVVAWSVYVVWG; translated from the coding sequence ATGACCGCGGCCCAGGCCGTGCTGCTGGCCGTGGTGGTGCTCCCGGCCACCGTGGGCGCGGTGCTCGCCCTGAGCCGGGCGGAGCGGGCCGCGGCCCCGGTCGCGGTGCTCACCGCCGCGGTGACCACGGTGCTGGCGGTCGCCGCCGCCCTGGCCCGGCCCGCCCTGTCGTCCCCGTTCGTGGCCGGCGCCGACTTCGCGCTGGAGGTCGACGCCCTCGCAGCACTCACCCTCCCGATGGTCGCGGGAGTGACCCTGCTGGTGCTGGTCTTCGCGGCCGGCAGCATCCGGGCGGCACAGCCGCGCTTCCACGGGCTGATGCTGATCTTCGCCGCCGCGGCCCTGACCACGGCCGCGGCCGCCAGCCTGCCGGCGCTGCTGTTCGCTTGGGAGCTGATGGGCGCGACCTCCTACGCCCTGATCGGGTTCTGGTGGCGGGACTCCGATCGCGTCTCGGCCGGGCTCACCGCCTTCGTCACGACCCGCACCGCGGACCTGGGGCTCTACGTCGCCGCCGGCGCCGCCCTGGCCGGGGGCGCCGGAATGGCCCTAGCCGACCTCCCCGCGGCGGAGGACCCGTGGCGGCACGTGCTCGCGGCCGGGATCCTGGTGGCCGCGCTGGGCAAGGCGGCGCAGCTGCCGTTCTCGTTCTGGCTCTCGGGGGCGATGCAGGGCCCCAGCCCGGTGAGCGCGCTGCTGCACTCGGCGGCGATGGTGGCCATGGGCGGCTACCTGCTGCTGCGCGTGGAGCCGCTGCTGGCCTCCACCGGGTGGGCGGGCCCGGCCGCCGCGTGGCTCGGGGTGGCCACCGCGGTGCTGATGGGGATCGTGGCCCTGGCCCAGCGGGAGCTCAAGCAGCTGCTGGCGGCGTCCACGGTGGCGCAGCTGGGCTTCGTGGTGCTGGCCGCCGGGGTGGGCGCGGTCAGCGGCGGCGCGGCGCACCTGGTGGCCCACGCCTCCACCAAGGCGCTGCTGTTCCTCGCCGCCGGGGCGTGGCTGACGGCGCTGGGCACCGAGGAGCTCACCGCACTGCGCGGGGCCGGCCGACGGTGGCGGGTAGTGGGCGTGACCGCCACCGTCGGGTCGCTGGCCCTGGCCGGGATCGCCCCGCTGTCCCTGTGGGCCACCAAGGACGCGGTGCTGGCGGGGGCGCTCGAGGTCTCGGGCCTGCTCTATGCCGCGGGGCTCGTGGCGGCGGCCCTGTCGGCGGCCTACGCGGGCAAGGTCCTGTGGACCGTCTGGCGCCGCGGTGACCGCGCCGAGGCGCGGGACGGCGGCACCGGGCAGGTGGGGGTGCTGGAGCAGGCCCCGCTGGTCGTGCTTGCCGCCGGGGCGGCCGTGCTGGGGGTGCTCGCCCTGCCCCCGGTCAGCTGGATCCTCGCCGAGGCGGTGGGCGGGCACGGTGAGGTGGCGCCCGTCGAGCTGTTCGTCTCGGCCGCGCTCGCTCTCGTGGTCCTGCTGCTGATGCTGCGCCTGGGCGTCCCCGAGCCGGGCTGGGCCGTGCGGTGGCTGGGGCTGGAGGCCGCCGCGCACGCCGTCGTCGTCCGCCCCGCGTTGGGCCTGGCGCACGCCCTGGCCCGGTTCGACGACCTCGTCCTGGACCGGGCCGTGACCGCCGCCGCCGGCGCGGTCCCGGGACTGGCCCGGGCCGCGGCCCGGTTCGACGACCGGGTCCTCGACGCCGGGGTCGGCGCCACGGCGCACGCCGCCGACGCGGCCGGCCGGGGTGCGGCCCGCCTCGACGACACGGTGGTGGACGGCGCCGTCGAGGGCTTCGCCGGCCGGGTCCGCCGGCTCGGGCAGCTGTCCCGGGCCCCGCAGACCGGGGCCGTCCACCAGTACTTCCTCCAGGCCGTCGCGGTGCTCGCCGTCGGCGTCGTGGCCTGGTCCGTCTACGTCGTGTGGGGATGA
- a CDS encoding SHOCT domain-containing protein: MMWGDGMGGGMGWMWLFWLLLVVGTVVLVVVLVKLLTGNPGSGTRQGGTAAPPPGAGPRRSREILEERYARGEISTEEFRERLRTLEEGDR; the protein is encoded by the coding sequence ATGATGTGGGGCGACGGCATGGGAGGGGGCATGGGCTGGATGTGGCTGTTCTGGCTGCTGCTCGTCGTGGGCACGGTGGTACTGGTCGTCGTGCTCGTGAAGCTGCTCACCGGGAACCCGGGCAGCGGCACCCGGCAGGGCGGGACCGCCGCGCCCCCGCCGGGTGCGGGTCCGCGCCGGTCCCGGGAGATCCTCGAGGAGCGCTACGCGCGCGGGGAGATCAGCACCGAGGAGTTCCGGGAGCGGCTGCGGACCCTGGAGGAGGGCGACCGGTGA
- a CDS encoding NADH-quinone oxidoreductase subunit J, whose protein sequence is MLVGIVFWVLAVVAVAAGALVFVVDSMARATYALALSFIAVGVQILLLGQSYLGIITILMMVMEMAVMAVYMVMFMGMNPALMPMDMTHGKKTAIGASAGVFVLLAAGALLVPWPQRRGAPPEDLTHALGLEIMGEKMLVMAVVGPVMVATIVAGVVLAAHRTRYDRLGDDLRRRPADDPQPGGVGR, encoded by the coding sequence GTGCTGGTCGGAATCGTGTTCTGGGTCCTCGCCGTGGTGGCGGTGGCCGCGGGGGCGCTCGTGTTCGTGGTGGACTCCATGGCCCGGGCCACCTATGCCCTGGCGCTGTCCTTCATCGCCGTGGGGGTGCAGATCCTGTTGCTGGGCCAGAGCTACCTGGGGATCATCACGATCCTGATGATGGTCATGGAGATGGCGGTGATGGCGGTCTACATGGTGATGTTCATGGGCATGAACCCCGCACTGATGCCCATGGACATGACCCACGGGAAGAAGACCGCGATCGGCGCCTCGGCCGGGGTCTTCGTGCTGCTGGCCGCCGGCGCCCTGCTCGTCCCGTGGCCGCAGCGGCGCGGCGCCCCGCCCGAGGACCTCACGCACGCGCTGGGCCTGGAGATCATGGGCGAGAAGATGCTGGTCATGGCCGTGGTGGGTCCGGTCATGGTCGCCACCATCGTGGCCGGAGTGGTCCTGGCCGCCCACCGCACCCGCTACGACCGGCTCGGTGACGACCTGCGCCGCCGCCCGGCCGACGACCCGCAGCCGGGAGGTGTGGGCCGATGA
- a CDS encoding NADH-quinone oxidoreductase subunit NuoK — protein sequence MTLEAVLVVASALFAVGLYGALSQQVVVMVMMGLELMINGVLLAAAGFWWFLAPDPSGQVLLLVVLAAMTVEMAMGFAVATLLHRRRQTDMTDMAEELSR from the coding sequence ATGACCCTGGAAGCCGTGCTGGTCGTGGCCTCCGCGCTGTTCGCGGTGGGGCTCTACGGCGCCCTGTCCCAGCAGGTGGTGGTGATGGTGATGATGGGCCTGGAGCTGATGATCAACGGGGTGCTCCTGGCCGCGGCGGGGTTCTGGTGGTTCCTCGCCCCGGACCCCTCCGGGCAGGTGCTGCTGCTGGTGGTCCTGGCGGCCATGACCGTGGAGATGGCCATGGGCTTCGCCGTGGCCACGCTGCTGCACCGCAGACGGCAGACCGACATGACCGACATGGCCGAGGAGCTCTCCCGATGA
- a CDS encoding APC family permease, with protein sequence MDQSTQTQQKLSLTGSVALGTGVMIGAGIFALVGQVAELAGGWVPWAFLAGAVVVAFSSYSYIRYSATNPSAGGIAMLLKAAYGPGVVAGSFSLFMYVSMILAESLLGRTFGTYLLRPFGLQGSAVWVAVLAVVAIAAAALVNLVGNRWVERSATVTAALKIVGIAVLAVAGILAAGVSSLGRLVTAADRTPPEAGWLGFLAGTTLCILAYKGFTTITNQGADLQQPERNIGRSIMISIALCTVLYLLITVAVTGSLTVPQIVEARDYALAEAAEPMFGAWGVTLTVVIAVVATLSGLIASLFSVSKLYDMLRDMGQAPGLPGKEGHQSLYITAGLAILMAAFFDLSQIAALGAILYLAMDIAIHLGILRHLRDEVGARAWIPWVAIALDVAVLVPFVLLKAQSDPFTLVVTAVVALVIVVAQWFTVRHRSDEDARQGEHEQR encoded by the coding sequence ATGGACCAGAGCACGCAGACGCAGCAGAAACTCTCCCTGACCGGTTCCGTCGCCCTGGGGACGGGGGTGATGATCGGCGCGGGCATCTTCGCCCTCGTGGGGCAGGTCGCGGAGCTGGCCGGCGGCTGGGTGCCCTGGGCGTTCCTCGCCGGGGCCGTGGTCGTGGCGTTCAGCTCGTACTCCTACATCCGCTACTCGGCCACCAACCCGTCCGCGGGCGGGATCGCGATGCTGCTCAAGGCCGCCTACGGCCCCGGGGTGGTGGCCGGGTCGTTCTCCCTGTTCATGTACGTGTCGATGATCCTGGCCGAGTCCCTGCTGGGCCGCACCTTTGGCACCTACCTGCTGCGCCCCTTCGGCCTGCAGGGCTCCGCCGTGTGGGTGGCGGTGCTGGCGGTGGTCGCCATCGCGGCCGCCGCCCTGGTGAATCTGGTGGGCAACCGGTGGGTGGAGCGCTCCGCCACGGTGACCGCGGCGCTCAAGATCGTGGGGATCGCCGTGCTGGCGGTCGCGGGCATCCTCGCCGCGGGGGTGTCCTCCCTGGGCCGGCTGGTCACCGCGGCCGACCGCACCCCGCCGGAGGCAGGATGGCTGGGCTTCCTGGCCGGGACCACCCTGTGCATCCTGGCGTACAAGGGCTTCACCACGATCACCAACCAGGGCGCCGACCTGCAGCAGCCGGAGCGCAACATCGGCCGCTCCATCATGATCTCCATCGCCCTGTGCACCGTGCTCTACCTGCTGATCACCGTGGCGGTCACCGGCAGCCTGACCGTGCCGCAGATCGTCGAGGCCCGGGACTACGCCCTGGCCGAGGCGGCCGAGCCGATGTTCGGCGCCTGGGGTGTGACGCTGACCGTGGTGATCGCCGTGGTTGCGACCCTGTCGGGGCTGATCGCGAGCCTGTTCTCGGTCTCGAAGCTCTACGACATGCTCCGCGACATGGGCCAGGCCCCCGGCCTGCCGGGGAAGGAAGGCCACCAGTCGCTGTACATCACCGCCGGGCTGGCGATCCTGATGGCCGCCTTCTTCGACCTGTCCCAGATCGCCGCCCTCGGCGCCATCCTGTACCTGGCCATGGACATCGCCATCCACCTCGGCATCCTCCGCCACCTCCGGGACGAGGTCGGGGCCCGGGCCTGGATCCCGTGGGTCGCGATCGCCCTCGACGTCGCGGTGCTCGTGCCGTTCGTGCTGCTGAAGGCGCAGTCGGACCCGTTCACCCTGGTGGTCACCGCCGTGGTGGCCCTGGTCATCGTCGTGGCGCAGTGGTTCACCGTGCGGCACCGCTCCGACGAGGACGCGCGGCAGGGCGAGCACGAGCAGCGCTGA